One window of the Camelina sativa cultivar DH55 chromosome 1, Cs, whole genome shotgun sequence genome contains the following:
- the LOC104757745 gene encoding proline-rich protein 3-like: MAQKITTLVLLIEILFLVSCVSHITTTTAYNDVDVIHVAGKVMCQDCSLNYGEWINGSEPIKGAVVSITCMDERRRVRYYGSDKTDERGQFDLIVNNVLYGGKDLKPQQCNVRLVSSPDQSCDIPTNFGDGLTGVKLVRPFMVFKDLVKYVVGPFYYTTPMCETPKFENNY; the protein is encoded by the exons ATGGCGCAGAAGATCACAACGTTGGTTCTGCTAATCGAAATATTATTTCTGGTGAGTTGTGTGAGTCATATCACCACGACGACGGCGTATAACGACGTTGATGTGATTCACGTTGCCGGAAAAGTTATGTGCCAAGACTGCTCTCTGAACTACGGCGAATGGATCAACGGTTCTGAACCCATCAAAG GGGCAGTGGTATCAATCACATGTATGGACGAGAGGAGAAGAGTAAGATACTATGGCAGCGACAAGACAGATGAGAGAGGCCAGTTCGATCTAATCGTCAACAATGTCCTCTACGGCGGGAAGGATCTCAAGCCTCAACAATGTAATGTCCGGCTAGTGTCTTCTCCGGACCAGTCATGTGACATTCCGACCAATTTTGGGGATGGTCTAACCGGAGTGAAGCTAGTTCGACCATTCATGGTTTTCAAGGATCTGGTTAAGTATGTGGTCGGACCATTTTATTATACCACTCCCATGTGTGAGACGcccaaatttgaaaacaattacTAA